From one Bos indicus x Bos taurus breed Angus x Brahman F1 hybrid chromosome 7, Bos_hybrid_MaternalHap_v2.0, whole genome shotgun sequence genomic stretch:
- the HSH2D gene encoding hematopoietic SH2 domain-containing protein isoform X2, protein MTEARRLPPPLPPRLDWFVQTQVDQLTCEGVPEWFHGAISREDAENLLESQPLGSFLIRVSHSHVGYTLSYKAQNCCHHFMVKLLDDGSFTIPGEERVHDSLDALVTFYQQQPLRPHGDLLMQSCPQRDPVNVDYEDLFLYSNALVEEDSSSALGFSEHQIPSSYPIAPLKEASAKPGPLHRSKERKLSAGLKGASMEGPLEEARQKLWRNLRMLPKTGRKVQKQLKSHLATLSSSSVTNGSETGTGDTAWENNVDKDPFVATSLASPAQPQAPRNRQGPSRKTSRSVSWNEAASKVKDWHQTVVRVLSLQASKPGPVDLREPQDSLPEEYRPPPPFAPGYC, encoded by the exons ATGACTGAGGCCAGAAGGCTGCCCCCACCACTGCCTCCACGACTGGACTGGTTCGTGCAGACGCAGGTGGACCAGCTGACCTGTGAAGGGGTCCCTGAGTGGTTCCACGGTGCCATCTCAAGAGA GGATGCTGAAAATTTACTGGAGTCACAGCCCCTGGGATCCTTCCTCATCAGGGTCAGTCACAGTCACGTGGGCTACACACTGTCTTACAA AGCTCAGAACTGCTGCCACCACTTCATGGTGAAACTGTTGGATGATGGGAGCTTCACGATCCCTGGGGAAGAGAGGGTCCATGACTCTCTAGATGCTTTGGTCACCTTCTATCAGCAGCAACCGCTGCGACCACATGGGGACCTGCTGATGCAGTCCTGCCCACAG AGGGATCCAGTAAATGTGGATTATGAAGATCTCTTCCTTTACTCCAACGCACTGGTTGAGGAAGACTCCAGCTCTGCTCTTGGCTTCAGTGAACATCAGATTCCCTCGTCTTATCCCATAGCCCCACTCAAGGAG GCCTCTGCAAAGCCAGGCCCGCTCCATCGGTCAAAGGAAAGGAAGCTGTCAGCAGGGCTGAAAGGTGCATCCATGGAGGGTCCTCTCGAGGAGGCTCGTCAGAAACTCTGGAGGAATCTCAGGATGCTCCCCAAGACGGGCAGGAAGGTCCAGAAGCAGCTGAAATCCCACCTGGCGACTTTGAGCTCATCGTCAGTGACCAACGGCTCGGAAACTGGGACGGGTGACACAGCCTGGGAAAATAACGTCGACAAGGACCCCTTTGTGGCCACATCCCTCGCAAGCCCCGCACAGCCCCAAGCTCCAAGAAACAGACAGGGCCCCTCCAGGAAAACCTCAAGGTCGGTCAGCTGGAACGAGGCAGCCTCAAAGGTCAAGGACTGGCACCAGACGGTGGTGAGGGTCCTGTCCTTACAGGCGTCCAAACCAGGCCCAGTGGACTTGAGAGAACCCCAGGACTCTCTCCCTGAGGAGTACCGTCCCCCGCCACCCTTCGCCCCTGGGTACTGCTAG
- the HSH2D gene encoding hematopoietic SH2 domain-containing protein isoform X3, with product MLKIYWSHSPWDPSSSGAQNCCHHFMVKLLDDGSFTIPGEERVHDSLDALVTFYQQQPLRPHGDLLMQSCPQRDPVNVDYEDLFLYSNALVEEDSSSALGFSEHQIPSSYPIAPLKEASAKPGPLHRSKERKLSAGLKGASMEGPLEEARQKLWRNLRMLPKTGRKVQKQLKSHLATLSSSSVTNGSETGTGDTAWENNVDKDPFVATSLASPAQPQAPRNRQGPSRKTSRSVSWNEAASKVKDWHQTVVRVLSLQASKPGPVDLREPQDSLPEEYRPPPPFAPGYC from the exons ATGCTGAAAATTTACTGGAGTCACAGCCCCTGGGATCCTTCCTCATCAGG AGCTCAGAACTGCTGCCACCACTTCATGGTGAAACTGTTGGATGATGGGAGCTTCACGATCCCTGGGGAAGAGAGGGTCCATGACTCTCTAGATGCTTTGGTCACCTTCTATCAGCAGCAACCGCTGCGACCACATGGGGACCTGCTGATGCAGTCCTGCCCACAG AGGGATCCAGTAAATGTGGATTATGAAGATCTCTTCCTTTACTCCAACGCACTGGTTGAGGAAGACTCCAGCTCTGCTCTTGGCTTCAGTGAACATCAGATTCCCTCGTCTTATCCCATAGCCCCACTCAAGGAG GCCTCTGCAAAGCCAGGCCCGCTCCATCGGTCAAAGGAAAGGAAGCTGTCAGCAGGGCTGAAAGGTGCATCCATGGAGGGTCCTCTCGAGGAGGCTCGTCAGAAACTCTGGAGGAATCTCAGGATGCTCCCCAAGACGGGCAGGAAGGTCCAGAAGCAGCTGAAATCCCACCTGGCGACTTTGAGCTCATCGTCAGTGACCAACGGCTCGGAAACTGGGACGGGTGACACAGCCTGGGAAAATAACGTCGACAAGGACCCCTTTGTGGCCACATCCCTCGCAAGCCCCGCACAGCCCCAAGCTCCAAGAAACAGACAGGGCCCCTCCAGGAAAACCTCAAGGTCGGTCAGCTGGAACGAGGCAGCCTCAAAGGTCAAGGACTGGCACCAGACGGTGGTGAGGGTCCTGTCCTTACAGGCGTCCAAACCAGGCCCAGTGGACTTGAGAGAACCCCAGGACTCTCTCCCTGAGGAGTACCGTCCCCCGCCACCCTTCGCCCCTGGGTACTGCTAG
- the HSH2D gene encoding hematopoietic SH2 domain-containing protein isoform X1, with amino-acid sequence MGTRLDQKESQGWRGPERQEEPSGGTGQPSPLEAMTEARRLPPPLPPRLDWFVQTQVDQLTCEGVPEWFHGAISREDAENLLESQPLGSFLIRVSHSHVGYTLSYKAQNCCHHFMVKLLDDGSFTIPGEERVHDSLDALVTFYQQQPLRPHGDLLMQSCPQRDPVNVDYEDLFLYSNALVEEDSSSALGFSEHQIPSSYPIAPLKEASAKPGPLHRSKERKLSAGLKGASMEGPLEEARQKLWRNLRMLPKTGRKVQKQLKSHLATLSSSSVTNGSETGTGDTAWENNVDKDPFVATSLASPAQPQAPRNRQGPSRKTSRSVSWNEAASKVKDWHQTVVRVLSLQASKPGPVDLREPQDSLPEEYRPPPPFAPGYC; translated from the exons ATGGGAACCAGGCTGGACCAGAAGGAGAGCCAGGGCTGGCGGGGTCCAGAGAGGCAGGAAGAACCTTCTGGGGGCACTG GTCAGCCCTCACCCCTGGAAGCCATGACTGAGGCCAGAAGGCTGCCCCCACCACTGCCTCCACGACTGGACTGGTTCGTGCAGACGCAGGTGGACCAGCTGACCTGTGAAGGGGTCCCTGAGTGGTTCCACGGTGCCATCTCAAGAGA GGATGCTGAAAATTTACTGGAGTCACAGCCCCTGGGATCCTTCCTCATCAGGGTCAGTCACAGTCACGTGGGCTACACACTGTCTTACAA AGCTCAGAACTGCTGCCACCACTTCATGGTGAAACTGTTGGATGATGGGAGCTTCACGATCCCTGGGGAAGAGAGGGTCCATGACTCTCTAGATGCTTTGGTCACCTTCTATCAGCAGCAACCGCTGCGACCACATGGGGACCTGCTGATGCAGTCCTGCCCACAG AGGGATCCAGTAAATGTGGATTATGAAGATCTCTTCCTTTACTCCAACGCACTGGTTGAGGAAGACTCCAGCTCTGCTCTTGGCTTCAGTGAACATCAGATTCCCTCGTCTTATCCCATAGCCCCACTCAAGGAG GCCTCTGCAAAGCCAGGCCCGCTCCATCGGTCAAAGGAAAGGAAGCTGTCAGCAGGGCTGAAAGGTGCATCCATGGAGGGTCCTCTCGAGGAGGCTCGTCAGAAACTCTGGAGGAATCTCAGGATGCTCCCCAAGACGGGCAGGAAGGTCCAGAAGCAGCTGAAATCCCACCTGGCGACTTTGAGCTCATCGTCAGTGACCAACGGCTCGGAAACTGGGACGGGTGACACAGCCTGGGAAAATAACGTCGACAAGGACCCCTTTGTGGCCACATCCCTCGCAAGCCCCGCACAGCCCCAAGCTCCAAGAAACAGACAGGGCCCCTCCAGGAAAACCTCAAGGTCGGTCAGCTGGAACGAGGCAGCCTCAAAGGTCAAGGACTGGCACCAGACGGTGGTGAGGGTCCTGTCCTTACAGGCGTCCAAACCAGGCCCAGTGGACTTGAGAGAACCCCAGGACTCTCTCCCTGAGGAGTACCGTCCCCCGCCACCCTTCGCCCCTGGGTACTGCTAG